The following coding sequences lie in one Seriola aureovittata isolate HTS-2021-v1 ecotype China chromosome 5, ASM2101889v1, whole genome shotgun sequence genomic window:
- the xbp1 gene encoding LOW QUALITY PROTEIN: X-box-binding protein 1 (The sequence of the model RefSeq protein was modified relative to this genomic sequence to represent the inferred CDS: deleted 2 bases in 1 codon), producing the protein MEVVATGTGGAHKVLLISGKQTGSSSGSQAGFSRPISVVLPSTANQVSSDSDSNTSAGPPVRKRQRLTHLSPEEKALRRKLKNRVAAQTARDRKKAKMGELEQQVLELELENQKLHIENRLLRDKTNGLLTENEELRQRLGLDTLDSKEKVQVLLSTGNDAGLGIGSSERSTQATCASAAGAGPAVTKSEDFPMDTDGPDTTDNESDLLLGILDILDPELFLKSCEQECQEPQVLLVGGGDPVPATTPAPLGAPSVKLEALNELIHFDHIYTKPVEEVSDGQCNDSESDTEEKIDEAAFPVTEVVVEEETVCIKDEPEEVVIPSCDSHSQVDDFFSAASSPALSGLDKEACLADTYSDSGYEGSPSPFSDMSSPLCSETSWDDMFANELFPQLISV; encoded by the exons ATGGAGGTGGTAGCAACAGGGACCGGAGGAGCCCACAAAGTGCTCCTGATATCCGGGAAACAGACCGGCTCCTCTAGCGGCTCACAGGCAGGCTTCAGCCGGCCCATATCTGTCGTTTTACCGTCAACGGCCAACCAGGTGTCGTCGGATTCAGACTCCAACACGTCTGCGGGGCCGCCGGTACGAAAAAGACAGAGGCTCACACACTTGAGTCCAGAAGAGAAAGCACTTCGCAG gaaaCTCAAGAACAGAGTCGCAGCTCAGACAGCCAGAGACAGGAAAAAGGCCAAAATGGGGGAGTTGGAACAGCAAGTCCTAGAGTTGGAGCTGGAG AATCAGAAACTTCACATTGAAAACAGGCTGCTTCGGGATAAGACGAACGGCTTACTGACAGAAAACGAGGAACTGAGACAGAGACTTGGGTTGGACACCCTTGACTCAAAAGAAAAG GTTCAGGTTCTGTTGTCCACCGGGAACGACGCAGGTTTGGGGATCGGGTCTTCTGAG CGCAGCACTCAGGCTACGTGTGCCTCCGCAGCAGGTGCAGGCCCAGCAGTCACTAAATCTGAAGACTTCCCAATGGATACAGATGGTCCTGACACTACAGACAATGAG TCTGATTTGCTACTGGGCATTCTGGACATCCTTGACCCAGAGCTGTTCCTCAAGTCTTGTGAACAGGAGTGCCAGGAGCCGCAGGTGCTGCTGGTCGGAGGGGGGGACCCAGTACCTGCCACCACACCTGCGCCTCTGGGGGCCCCATCAGTTAAGCTGGAGGCCCTTAATGAACTGATTCACTTTGACCACATCTACACCAAGCCCGTAGAGGAGGTGAGCGACGGGCAGTGCAACGACTCGGAGAGcgacacagaggagaagatcGACGAGGCTGCCTTCCCCGTTACTGAGGTGGTGGTCGAGGAGGAGACTGTCTGCATCAAAGATGAGCCAGAGGAAGTGGTCATCCCCAGCTGTGACAGTCACAGTCAGGTGGATGACTTTTTCTCTGCAGCCTCCTCCCCTGCCCTCAGCGGCCTGGATAAGGAAGCCTGCCTTGCGGACACCTACAGTGACTCCGGATACGAAGGGTCCCCTTCCCCTTTCAGTGACATGTCCTCTCCCTTGTGCTCTGAGACGTCTTGGGACGACATGTTCGCTAATGAACTCTTCCCCCAGCTTATAAGTGTCTGA